The proteins below are encoded in one region of Brassica napus cultivar Da-Ae chromosome A6, Da-Ae, whole genome shotgun sequence:
- the LOC106389155 gene encoding plant UBX domain-containing protein 2, whose protein sequence is MDDVKDKLKGFMKKVNLSSSSAKFKGSGRVLGSSSSAPVNPIQNRFNPPQSSNPTPRPTKPSPSPSAPLPEKPVTSGSEKKPDPDPVRAPPQDGFDPYGAFITSSNRSQNGYSLNMFECPICGNPFKTEEEVSVHVEETCLGETTTTTNGDEPASEVEKLVVVYLSGKPTESSVDVLLRLLKNIVKEPENGKFRKIRMSNAKIKEAIGDVAGGVELLELVGFELKEENDEVWAVMDVPGGDQTQLINEVVGMLEKRNDEVLPVEPVAAAPKKIDREIRVFFSVAENVASRIEVPDSFYSLSADEIKREADLRRKKIAESQLLIPRSYKEKQAKAARKRYKRSMIRVQFPDGVVLQGVFAPWEPTFALYEFVSSALKEPSLQFELLDPVLVKRRVIPHTPAPGQKPRTLEDEELVPSALIKFRPIETSSLVYTGLCNELLEISEPLT, encoded by the exons atggatgacGTTAAAGATAAGCTTAAAGGATTCATGAAGAAAGTCAatctctcttcctcctccgccAAATTCAAAGGCTCTGGTAGAGTTCTCGGATCTTCCTCCTCTGCACCCGTTAACCCGATTCAAAACCGGTTTAACCCTCCCCAATCTTCGAATCCGACTCCTAGACCCACCAaaccttctccttctccatcaGCTCCGTTACCTGAGAAACCCGTAACTTCCGGATCAGAGAAAAAACCGGATCCTGATCCGGTTCGTGCTCCTCCACAAGACGGGTTCGACCCTTACGGAGCCTTCATCACGTCTTCCAACAGATCTCAGAACGGATACTCTCTGAACATGTTCGAGTGTCCGATCTGCGGCAACCCTTTCAAAACAGAGGAAGAAGTCTCCGTCCACGTGGAGGAGACCTGTCTCGGTgaaaccaccaccaccaccaacggAGACGAGCCTGCATCCGAGGTGGAGAAGCTTGTGGTTGTGTATCTCTCAGGGAAACCGACGGAGAGCTCGGTTGATGTTTTGCTAAGGTTGCTTAAGAACATAGTGAAGGAGCCTGAGAACGGTAAGTTTAGGAAGATTAGGATGAGCAATGCTAAGATTAAGGAAGCTATTGGTGATGTTGCGGGAGGCGTTGAGCTTCTTGAGCTCGTTGGGTTTGAGTTGAAAGAGGAGAACGACGAGGTTTGGGCCGTTATGGATGTTCCCGGAGGAGACCAAACTCAACTGATTAACGAAGTTGTCGGAATGTTGGAAAAAAGAAATGATGAGGTTCTTCCGGTGGAGCCAGTTGCTGCTGCTCCAAAGAAGATCGATAGAGAG ATTCGTGTCTTCTTCTCGGTTGCGGAGAACGTGGCGTCGAGAATAGAGGTGCCTGACTCGTTCTATAGCCTCTCTGCGGATGAGATCAAAAGAGAAGCGGATCTGAGGAGGAAAAAGATTGCGGAGTCGCAGCTTTTGATACCGAGATCGTACAAGGAGAAGCAAGCGAAAGCAGCTAGAAAGAGGTACAAAAGGAGTATGATAAGAGTTCAGTTTCCTGATGGAGTTGTGCTTCAAGGTGTCTTTGCTCCTTGGGAACCTACCTTTGCTCTCTATGAG tTTGTGAGTTCTGCTTTGAAAGAGCCAAGTTTGCAGTTCGAGCTTTTGGATCCTGTCCTGGTTAAACGGCGTGTGATTCCGCATACTCCAGCCCCGGGACAGAAGCCAAGAACCTTGGAGGATGAAGAGCTTGTTCCCTCGGCGCTAATCAAGTTTAGACCCATTGAGACTTCCTCTCTCGTCTACACCGGTCTATGCAATGAACTCCTGGAGATCAGTGAGCCACTCACATGA
- the LOC106389145 gene encoding plasmodesmata-located protein 6 → MFCTKTLLFITVLFLLGTFTFAAVDTFVYGGCSQTKYFPGSPYESNVNSLLTSFVSSASLYTYNNFTVNGISGGDGSVYGLYQCRGDLSLGSGDCARCVARAVSRLGSLCAGATGGALQLEGCFVKYDNSTFLGVEDKTVVVRRCGSPVGYNSDEMTRRDSVVGYLSTSSGGSYRVGVSGELQGVAQCTGDLSASECQDCLMEAIGRLKSDCGTAAWGDVYLAKCYARYTGRGGHSRANGYGGNRDNNDDEIQKTLAIIVGLIAGVTLLVVLLSFMSKSCERVKGGK, encoded by the exons ATGTTCTGCACAAAAACGCTTCTCTTTATCACCGTCCTGTTCCTTCTTGGAACATTCACATTCGCCGCCGTCGATACTTTTGTCTACGGTGGCTGCTCGCAAACAAAATACTTTCCAGGATCGCCTTACGAGTCTAACGTCAACTCGCTCCTCACCTCCTTCGTCAGCTCAGCTTCTCTCTACACATACAACAACTTCACCGTCAACGGAATCTCCGGCGGCGACGGTTCCGTCTACGGCTTGTACCAGTGTCGCGGCGACCTCTCTTTAGGCTCCGGCGACTGCGCTAGGTGCGTCGCTCGAGCCGTTAGCCGTCTCGGAAGCCTCTGCGCCGGCGCTACCGGTGGCGCGTTGCAGCTCGAAGGATGTTTCGTGAAGTATGACAACTCGACGTTCCTCGGCGTCGAGGATAAGACGGTGGTCGTTAGACGGTGCGGATCACCGGTTGGGTATAACTCGGACGAGATGACTCGGAGGGACTCGGTGGTTGGTTATTTATCGACGAGTAGCGGTGGGTCTTATAGAGTGGGAGTGTCGGGGGAGCTGCAAGGTGTGGCGCAGTGCACCGGAGATCTCAGTGCGAGCGAGTGTCAGGACTGTTTGATGGAAGCGATCGGACGGTTGAAATCTGATTGTGGCACCGCCGCTTGGGGTGACGTTTACTTAGCAAAGTGCTACGCGCGGTACACTGGACGCGGTGGGCACTCGCGAGCCAACGGCTACG GTGGGAATCGTGACAATAATGACGATGAGATACAGAAGACACTTGCAATCATAGTTGGCTTAATTGCTGGAGTTACGTTACTAGTTGTTTTACTTTCTTTTATGTCAAAATCGTGCGAGAGAGTTAAAG GTGGAAAATAA
- the LOC106389135 gene encoding nudix hydrolase 17, mitochondrial: MGVEKMACLVSRTGRQFQRYNKGRRQVVGCIPYRFKLSSDGKISDEVEVLVISSQKGHAMMFPKGGWELDESVEEAASRESLEEAGVLGNVEHQLGKWDFLSKSRGTYYEGLMFPMLVTEQLELWPEQHARQRIWMNVVEAREACRDWWMKEALDVLVARLSSPMIQPKEEKTLSISIETMC; encoded by the exons ATGGGAGTTGAAAAAATGGCGTGTTTGGTTTCTCGCACTGGTCGTCAGTTTCAGAGATACAACAAAGGTCGTCGTCAAGTCGTCGG ATGTATTCCGTACAGATTCAAGTTATCAAGCGATGGAAAAATTAGTGACGAGGTAGAAGTTCTTGTTATCTCTTCTCAAAAAGGTCACGCCATGATGTTCCCTAAG gGTGGTTGGGAGCTTGATGAATCTGTAGAAGAAGCTGCATCAAGAGAGTCTCTTGAAGAAGCTGGAGTTCTTGGCAACGTTGAg CATCAATTAGGAAAATGGGACTTTTTGAGCAAAAGCAGAGGAACATACTATGAAGGACTAATGTTCCCTATGCTTGTTACAGAACAACTTGAGCTGTGGCCTGAACAACATGCTAGGCAAAGAATCTGG ATGAACGTAGTAGAAGCCAGAGAAGCCTGTAGAGATTGGTGGATGAAAGAAGCTTTAGATGTTTTGGTTGCGAGACTCTCATCACCAATGATTCAACCAAAGGAAGAGAAGACTCTTTCCATCTCTATTGAAACAATGTGCTGA